A DNA window from Rhodococcus sp. Z13 contains the following coding sequences:
- a CDS encoding NfeD family protein, whose product MVTVAALIWLIAGLALAAGEALTGDFALLMLGGAAVVTAGFSALTELPLWTDAVIFALTSVVLLLGVRPVLQRRYAQPPALPTGVEALPGKHALVLERVGEHSGQVKIDGEVWTARPLDATEVYEPGTTVTVMEIDGATAVVWRGV is encoded by the coding sequence ATGGTGACCGTGGCCGCACTGATTTGGTTGATCGCCGGCCTGGCGTTGGCGGCCGGCGAAGCCCTCACGGGCGACTTCGCGCTGCTGATGCTCGGCGGTGCCGCAGTGGTCACTGCAGGGTTCTCGGCACTCACCGAGCTGCCGCTCTGGACCGATGCGGTGATCTTCGCGCTGACCTCGGTGGTGCTGCTGCTGGGGGTGCGGCCGGTGCTGCAGCGCCGCTATGCGCAGCCGCCCGCGCTGCCCACCGGGGTCGAGGCCCTGCCCGGCAAGCACGCACTCGTGCTCGAGCGGGTGGGGGAGCATTCGGGGCAGGTCAAGATCGACGGTGAGGTGTGGACGGCCCGGCCGCTCGACGCCACCGAGGTGTACGAACCGGGCACGACCGTGACGGTGATGGAGATAGACGGCGCGACCGCCGTCGTATGGAGGGGGGTCTGA